The following proteins are encoded in a genomic region of Cricetulus griseus strain 17A/GY chromosome 7, alternate assembly CriGri-PICRH-1.0, whole genome shotgun sequence:
- the Gjd3 gene encoding gap junction delta-3 protein isoform X2, translating into MGEWAFLGSLLDAVQLQSPLVGRLWLVIMLIFRILVLATVGGAVFEDEQEEFVCNTLQPGCRQTCYDRAFPVSHYRFWLFHILLLSAPPVLFVIYSMHQASKEAGGAQPATPCTRGRPEAPCAPCSLRARRARRCYLLSVALRLLAELAFLGGQTLLYGFRVAPHYACAGPPCPHTVDCFVSRPTEKTVFVVFYFAVGLLSALLSVAELGHLLWKGRQRAKLLPPRRAARPPPALPSQRADPDPFGPPAYAHRAPAGDSEGEGGSGHSKASLATVRQDLAI; encoded by the coding sequence ATGGGGGAGTGGGCGTTCCTAGGTTCCCTGCTGGACGCGGTGCAGCTGCAGTCGCCGCTCGTGGGTCGCCTCTGGCTGGTGATCATGCTGATCTTCCGCATCCTGGTGCTGGCCACGGTGGGAGGTGCGGTGTTCGAGGACGAGCAGGAGGAGTTCGTGTGCAACACGCTGCAGCCCGGCTGTCGCCAAACCTGCTACGACCGCGCCTTCCCGGTGTCCCACTACCGCTTCTGGCTCTTCCACATCCTGCTGCTGTCGGCGCCGCCGGTGCTGTTCGTCATCTACTCCATGCACCAGGCCAGCAAGGAGGCGGGTGGCGCGCAGCCCGCCACGCCGTGCACGCGCGGGCGTCCCGAGGCCCCGTGCGCCCCGTGCTCCCTGCGTGCCCGCCGCGCGCGTCGCTGCTACCTGCTGAGTGTGGCTCTGCGCCTGCTCGCCGAGCTGGCCTTCCTGGGTGGCCAGACGCTGCTCTACGGCTTCCGTGTGGCACCGCACTACGCGTGCGCCGGCCCGCCTTGCCCGCACACCGTCGACTGCTTCGTGAGCCGGCCCACCGAGAAGACGGTCTTCGTGGTCTTCTACTTCGCCGTCGGGCTGCTCTCGGCGCTGCTCAGCGTGGCCGAGCTGGGGCACCTGCTCTGGAAGGGTCGCCAGCGCGCAAAGCTGCTCCCGCCGCGCCGCGCCGCCCGCCCGCCGCCCGCTCTGCCTTCGCAGCGAGCGGACCCCGATCCCTTCGGCCCGCCCGCCTACGCGCACCGCGCACCGGCCGGCGACAGCGAGGGCGAGGGCGGCAGCGGCCACAGCAAGGCGTCGCTGGCCACCGTGCGTCAGGACCTGGCCATCTAG